In Gambusia affinis linkage group LG06, SWU_Gaff_1.0, whole genome shotgun sequence, one DNA window encodes the following:
- the LOC122832645 gene encoding eukaryotic translation initiation factor 4 gamma 1-like isoform X8: MGNRGSQQQQDSEVSQGTYYPAQPPFPPSVQAAPVIMNPAPQQQQAPPQPSQHIPTKRERKQIRIRDPNRGGQDITEEIMSGGRSGSTPTPPQTAISGLENTALPQANGDSISAAATTPLVRPDDGGKLTPPSLSQTPELPKVDPILSETPSSAVKVSSPPPLFESTHPPLSKPSPSAPAADVMETPSPQREPTPSPPSAPEIPAYPAPLPDPSPTCSAQSKTENTDQVVEQEDSGEEETKVEETQASLDSSSAQAPSSNGVAEMELEKSSVTVTPTHSEDTLESPIAQPEELSLRLPNGLPLPAAQIPHGSAVDMSERDDSPIAEPDDVSQEPVTQSCAAEAAEKQTVTATPAAVDQLASAPAVEEVPTKPVVLTKPSESELQDVVTEVVSEVEEDAAQLQKDTKEETQLPMETVLSADNASETISTPPPPTAEEKEEAPSPPTVAPSHVESTMQAAVSVPKKKRKMKDLNKKEAVGDLLDAFKEEQVVDQPEPEPTPAPPPEPKPPAAAPPAQEEADLTWEDKEDKLDAENIEPAATDKKYQYKEEQWKPINKEEKKKYDREFLLEFQFISASMNKPEGLPAISDVVLDKANKTPLRQLDPSRLPGMNCGPDFTPSFANLGRPGMGGGNRGPPPGMGIGVGGPRRSQQVQRKEPRKIITSMSLSDDIQLNKAEKAWKPSVKKPTRSREPEEPQENDPELMKTQELFKRVRSILNKLTPQKFQQLMKQVQELTVDTEERLKGVIDLTFEKAISEPDFSVAYANMCRCLSGLKVITPDKPGATVNFRKLLLNRCQKEFEKDKDDDEIFEKKQKELEAASGDEVKQRLIEELEDAKDKARRRSLGNIKFIGELFKLKMLTEVIMHDCIVKLLKNHDEESLECLCRLLSTIGKDLDFEKAKPRMDQYFNQMEKIIKERKTTSRIRFMLQDVLDLRRNNWVPRRGDQGPKTIDQIHKEAEMEEHREHMKVQQALISKKESGGGGPGGRMGERGSGGRGGPHNPGRGAPPQDEGWNTVPISKNRPIDTSRLSKITKTPVLDFNNQLLAPGGKGTWGSWGKGSSGGTSAKPSDSGSESGNRPATSTLNRFSALQQPSSSSQELDRRVPQRNSSSRERSDRFDRSDRGGDRFDRRDERRDDRNRIQVTKRSFSREKEERSREREQRSSADPVRRVASVTEERDRSSSERARSKEQVKRQAAATPPPQQTPAKPALTVAEMEKKSAAIIEEYLHINDMKEALQCVREMNSDELLFVFVRHGLESTLERSTIAREHMGQLLHQLIKTGILPTQQYYKGFQEILEVAEDMAIDIPHIFLYLAELITPMLHEGGIPMGELFREISKPLIPMAKAGVLLVQILTLLCKEMSHKKAGTMWREAGLRWTDFLPEDVDVNKFVTEKNVEFTLGEESEKSRKEMSSAELTKQLDRLLQDKADNERIFDWIEANLDEQQMSSSMFVRTLMTCVCQSAIICENPYKVDGEVIKQRAKLLQRYLKDEQRELQALYSLQALMVQMEQPANLLRMFFDTLYDEDVIKEEAFYKWESSKDPAEQQGKGVALKSVTAFFTWLREAEDESDNS, from the exons ACGGCCATATCTGGATTGGAGAATACAGCGTTGCCTCAGGCCAACGGTGACAGtatctctgctgctgctacaaCGCCGCTGGTTAGACCAG atgACGGAGGGAAACTTACGCCACCTTCTTTGTCACAGACCCCTGAGCTTCCCAAGGTTGACCCCATCCTCAGTGAGACCCCTTCCTCTGCTGTCAAGGTGTCTTCCCCCCCTCCACTCTTCGAATCCACACACCCTCCTCTCAGCAAACCTTCACcttctgctcctgctgctgatgTGATGGAGACTCCCTCACCTCAAAGAGAACCCACACCCAGCCCCCCATCAGCACCTGAGATCCCTGCCTACCCTGCACCCCTTCCTGACCCTTCCCCCACCTGTTCTGCacagagcaaaacagaaaacacagaccAGGTTGTAGAACAGGAGGActctggagaggaagagactAAAGTCGAAGAGACACAAGCCTCTTTAGACTCATCAAGTGCTCAGGCCCCCAGTTCTAACGGTGTGGCAGAAATGGAGCTTGAGAAGTCATCGGTTACTGTAACTCCCACTCACTCGGAGGACACTTTAGAATCTCCCATTGCTCAGCCTGAGGAGCTCAGCCTGCGTTTACCTAATGGCCTCCCGTTACCAGCTGCTCAGATCCCCCATGGATCTGCAGTCGACATGTCTGAGCGCGACGACAGCCCTATTGCTGAGCCCGATGATGTAAGTCAGGAGCCTGTCACACAAAGCTGTGCCGCTGAGGCAGCTGAGAAACAAACTGTTACGGCCACGCCTGCTGCTGTCGACCAATTAGCATCTGCTCCCGCTGTCGAAGAAGTTCCAACCAAACCGGTTGTCCTGACCAAACCCTCTGAATCAGAGTTACAGGATGTTGTGACCGAGGTTGTCTCTGAGGTTGAGGAAGATGCAGCACAGCTCCAGAAGGACACCAAGGAAGAAACGCAGTTGCCTATGGAAACGGTTCTCTCAGCTGATAACGCATCTGAGACGATCtctactcctcctcctcccacagcagaggagaaggaggaggctCCCAGTCCACCGACTGTCGCCCCATCCCATGTGGAATCTACTATGCAAG CTGCTGTGTCTGTgccaaagaagaagaggaagatgaaggatCTGAACAAGAAGGAGGCGGTTGGAGACCTACTAGATGCCTTTAAAGAG GAGCAGGTAGTTGACCAGCCTGAGCCTGAGCCGACACCTGCCCCACCACCAGAGCCAAAGCCCCCAGCTGCAGCCCCTCCTGCACAAGAGGAGGCAGACCTGACCTGGGAGGATAAAGAGGACAAGCTGGATGCAGAGAACATCGAGCCGGCCGCCACCGACAAGAAGTACCAGTACAAAGAGG AGCAATGGAAGCCAATTaacaaagaagagaagaagaaatatgaCAGAGAGTTTCTTCTTGAGTTCCAGTTCATCTCTGCCAGTATGAACAAGCCCGAGGGTTTACCAGCCATCAGCGATGTCGTCTTAGACAAG GCAAACAAGACTCCTCTTCGCCAGCTTGACCCGAGTCGTCTTCCAGGAATGAACTGTGGTCCTGATTTCACACCCTCCTTCGCCAACCTTGGCAGGCCTGGAATGGGAGGAGGAAACAGAGGACCT CCCCCTGGTATGGGCATTGGAGTGGGCGGGCCCCGACGTTCTCAGCAGGTCCAGAGGAAAGAGCCGAGGAAGATCATCACCAGCATGTCGCTCAGCGATGACATTCAGCTCAACAAGGCGGAAAAGGCCTGGAAACCTTCAGTAAAGAAACCCACCCGGAGCCGGGAGCCAGAGGAGCCGCAGGAAAACGATCCCGAGCTGATGAAAACGCAGGAGCTGTTCAAGCGTGTCCGAAGTATCCTCAACAAACTCACCCCACAAAAGTTCCAGCAGCTAATGAAGCAGGTGCAAGAACTGACTGTCGACACCGAGGAGAGGTTAAAAGGAGTGATAGACCTTACCTTTGAGAAGGCCATCTCCGAGCCAGACTTTTCAGTGGCCTATGCAAACATGTGTCGCTGTCTTTCTGGG CTGAAAGTCATAACGCCAGATAAGCCTGGTGCCACTGTGAATTTCCGCAAGCTGCTGCTAAACCGGTGCCAGAAGGAGTTTGAGAAGGATAAAGATGATGATGAGATCTTtgagaagaaacagaaagagctGGAAGCTGCCTCAGGG GACGAGGTGAAGCAGCGGCTAATCGAGGAGCTGGAAGACGCTAAAGACAAGGCCAGGCGGCGCTCGCTTGGGAACATAAAGTTCATCGGGGAACTTTTCAAGCTCAAAATGCTCACAGAGGTAATCATGCACGACTGCATTGTAAAGCTGCTCAAAAACCACGACGAGGAGTCACTGGAGTGCCTGTGCAGACTGTTGTCCACCATTGGCAAGGATCTGGACTTTGAGAAAGCCAAG CCTCGGATGGACCAGTACTTCAATCagatggagaaaataataaaggaGAGGAAGACCACCTCCAGGATCCGGTTCATGTTACAAGATGTGCTGGACCTCCGACGG AACAACTGGGTACCCCGGAGAGGCGACCAGGGCCCTAAGACCATCGACCAGATCCACAAAGAGGCTGAGATGGAGGAACACCGGGAGCATATGAAGGTGCAGCAGGCTCTCATCTCCAAGAAGGAGTCTGGTGGAGGAGGCCCAGGGGGCAGAATGGGGGAAAGAGGTTCCGGAGGCCGAGGTGGTCCTCACAACCCAGGCCGGGGAGCTCCGCCTCAGGATGAGGGCTGGAACACAGTCCCCATCTCCAAGAACCGACCCATCGACACCTCTCGCCTTAGTAAAATCACTAAG ACTCCTGTTCTTGACTTCAACAATCAGCTACTTGCCCCTGGTGGTAAGGGCACCTGGGGCAGCTGGGGGAAGGGCAGCAGCGGTGGCACCAGTGCCAAACCTTCAGATTCTG GTTCAGAGTCTGGAAACCGTCCAGCCACCAGCACTCTGAATAGGTTTTCTGCATTGCAGCAGCCTTCATCCTCATCACAAGAGTTGGATAGAAGGGTTCCTCAGAG AAATAGCTCAAGTCGAGAGCGCAGCGACCGCTTCGACCGCTCCGATCGAGGTGGCGATCGCTTCGACAGAAGGGATGAGCGAAGAGATGACCGAAACCGGATCCAGGTCACCAAACGGAGCTTCAGCCGGGAGAAAGAGGAACGAAGCCGGGAAAGAGAGCAACGCAGCTCAGCTGATCCGGTCCGCCGAGTGGCGAGCGTGACCGAAGAGCGAGACCGAAGCAGTAGCGAGAGAGCCAGGAGCAAAGAGCAAG TGAAGCGGCAGGCAGCTGCCACTCCGCCACCTCAGCAGACCCCTGCTAAGCCTGCACTGACCGTTGCCGAGATGGAAAAGAAGTCGGCAGCCATCATAGAGGAGTACCTCCACATCAACGACATGAAG GAAGCCCTGCAGTGTGTGCGGGAGATGAACAGCGatgagctgctgtttgtgttcgTACGGCACGGACTGGAGTCCACCCTAGAGCGCAGCACCATCGCCAGGGAGCACATGGGCCAGTTGCTGCACCAGCTAATTAAGACCGGCATCCTCCCAACACAACAGTACTATAAAGG GTTTCAAGAGATTCTGGAGGTTGCTGAAGACATGGCAATAGACATCCCCCACATCTTTCTCTACCTGGCAGAACTGATCACTCCCATGCTGCACGAGGGAGGCATTCCCATGGGAGAACTGTTCAG GGAGATCTCTAAGCCCTTGATCCCAATGGCCAAAGCTGGAGTCCTGCTGGTCCAAATCCTCACTTTACTTTGCAAAGAAATG AGCCATAAAAAGGCTGGCACCATGTGGAGAGAAGCTGGCCTTCGATGGACAGACTTCCTGCCTGAAGACGTGGACGTTAACAAGTTTGTGACAGAGAAG AACGTTGAGTTCACTCTGGGCGAAGAGTCGGAGAAGAGCAGGAAGGAGATGAGCTCAGCAGAGCTGACCAAGCAGCTGGACAGACTGCTTCAGGACAAGGCGGACAATGAGAGGATCTTTGACTGGATCGAG GCCAATCTAGATGAGCAACAAATGTCGTCTAGCATGTTCGTCCGGACTCTGATGACCTGCGTCTGTCAGTCAGCCATTATTT GTGAGAACCCATACAAAGTGGACGGTGAAGTAATCAAGCAGAGGGCCAAGCTGCTGCAGAGGTACCTGAAGGACGAGCAGAGGGAGCTGCAGGCTCTCTACAGCCTGCAGGCCCTGATGGTGCAGATGGAGCAGCCTGCCA ATTTGCTTCGGATGTTCTTTGACACCCTTTACGACGAGGATGTGATCAAAGAGGAAGCCTTCTACAAGTGGGAGTCCAGCAAAGATCCCGCCGAGCAGCAGGGCAAGGGAGTGGCCCTCAAGTCCGTCACTGCCTTCTTCACGTGGCTCCGGGAAGCGGAAGACGAATCCGATAACAGCTAA
- the LOC122832645 gene encoding eukaryotic translation initiation factor 4 gamma 1-like isoform X9 encodes MHTGGLDCRKPEKRPGTYYPAQPPFPPSVQAAPVIMNPAPQQQQAPPQPSQHIPTKRERKQIRIRDPNRGGQDITEEIMSGGRSGSTPTPPQTAISGLENTALPQANGDSISAAATTPLVRPDDGGKLTPPSLSQTPELPKVDPILSETPSSAVKVSSPPPLFESTHPPLSKPSPSAPAADVMETPSPQREPTPSPPSAPEIPAYPAPLPDPSPTCSAQSKTENTDQVVEQEDSGEEETKVEETQASLDSSSAQAPSSNGVAEMELEKSSVTVTPTHSEDTLESPIAQPEELSLRLPNGLPLPAAQIPHGSAVDMSERDDSPIAEPDDVSQEPVTQSCAAEAAEKQTVTATPAAVDQLASAPAVEEVPTKPVVLTKPSESELQDVVTEVVSEVEEDAAQLQKDTKEETQLPMETVLSADNASETISTPPPPTAEEKEEAPSPPTVAPSHVESTMQAAVSVPKKKRKMKDLNKKEAVGDLLDAFKEEQVVDQPEPEPTPAPPPEPKPPAAAPPAQEEADLTWEDKEDKLDAENIEPAATDKKYQYKEEQWKPINKEEKKKYDREFLLEFQFISASMNKPEGLPAISDVVLDKANKTPLRQLDPSRLPGMNCGPDFTPSFANLGRPGMGGGNRGPPPGMGIGVGGPRRSQQVQRKEPRKIITSMSLSDDIQLNKAEKAWKPSVKKPTRSREPEEPQENDPELMKTQELFKRVRSILNKLTPQKFQQLMKQVQELTVDTEERLKGVIDLTFEKAISEPDFSVAYANMCRCLSGLKVITPDKPGATVNFRKLLLNRCQKEFEKDKDDDEIFEKKQKELEAASGDEVKQRLIEELEDAKDKARRRSLGNIKFIGELFKLKMLTEVIMHDCIVKLLKNHDEESLECLCRLLSTIGKDLDFEKAKPRMDQYFNQMEKIIKERKTTSRIRFMLQDVLDLRRNNWVPRRGDQGPKTIDQIHKEAEMEEHREHMKVQQALISKKESGGGGPGGRMGERGSGGRGGPHNPGRGAPPQDEGWNTVPISKNRPIDTSRLSKITKTPVLDFNNQLLAPGGKGTWGSWGKGSSGGTSAKPSDSGSESGNRPATSTLNRFSALQQPSSSSQELDRRVPQRNSSSRERSDRFDRSDRGGDRFDRRDERRDDRNRIQVTKRSFSREKEERSREREQRSSADPVRRVASVTEERDRSSSERARSKEQVKRQAAATPPPQQTPAKPALTVAEMEKKSAAIIEEYLHINDMKEALQCVREMNSDELLFVFVRHGLESTLERSTIAREHMGQLLHQLIKTGILPTQQYYKGFQEILEVAEDMAIDIPHIFLYLAELITPMLHEGGIPMGELFREISKPLIPMAKAGVLLVQILTLLCKEMSHKKAGTMWREAGLRWTDFLPEDVDVNKFVTEKNVEFTLGEESEKSRKEMSSAELTKQLDRLLQDKADNERIFDWIEANLDEQQMSSSMFVRTLMTCVCQSAIICENPYKVDGEVIKQRAKLLQRYLKDEQRELQALYSLQALMVQMEQPANLLRMFFDTLYDEDVIKEEAFYKWESSKDPAEQQGKGVALKSVTAFFTWLREAEDESDNS; translated from the exons ACGGCCATATCTGGATTGGAGAATACAGCGTTGCCTCAGGCCAACGGTGACAGtatctctgctgctgctacaaCGCCGCTGGTTAGACCAG atgACGGAGGGAAACTTACGCCACCTTCTTTGTCACAGACCCCTGAGCTTCCCAAGGTTGACCCCATCCTCAGTGAGACCCCTTCCTCTGCTGTCAAGGTGTCTTCCCCCCCTCCACTCTTCGAATCCACACACCCTCCTCTCAGCAAACCTTCACcttctgctcctgctgctgatgTGATGGAGACTCCCTCACCTCAAAGAGAACCCACACCCAGCCCCCCATCAGCACCTGAGATCCCTGCCTACCCTGCACCCCTTCCTGACCCTTCCCCCACCTGTTCTGCacagagcaaaacagaaaacacagaccAGGTTGTAGAACAGGAGGActctggagaggaagagactAAAGTCGAAGAGACACAAGCCTCTTTAGACTCATCAAGTGCTCAGGCCCCCAGTTCTAACGGTGTGGCAGAAATGGAGCTTGAGAAGTCATCGGTTACTGTAACTCCCACTCACTCGGAGGACACTTTAGAATCTCCCATTGCTCAGCCTGAGGAGCTCAGCCTGCGTTTACCTAATGGCCTCCCGTTACCAGCTGCTCAGATCCCCCATGGATCTGCAGTCGACATGTCTGAGCGCGACGACAGCCCTATTGCTGAGCCCGATGATGTAAGTCAGGAGCCTGTCACACAAAGCTGTGCCGCTGAGGCAGCTGAGAAACAAACTGTTACGGCCACGCCTGCTGCTGTCGACCAATTAGCATCTGCTCCCGCTGTCGAAGAAGTTCCAACCAAACCGGTTGTCCTGACCAAACCCTCTGAATCAGAGTTACAGGATGTTGTGACCGAGGTTGTCTCTGAGGTTGAGGAAGATGCAGCACAGCTCCAGAAGGACACCAAGGAAGAAACGCAGTTGCCTATGGAAACGGTTCTCTCAGCTGATAACGCATCTGAGACGATCtctactcctcctcctcccacagcagaggagaaggaggaggctCCCAGTCCACCGACTGTCGCCCCATCCCATGTGGAATCTACTATGCAAG CTGCTGTGTCTGTgccaaagaagaagaggaagatgaaggatCTGAACAAGAAGGAGGCGGTTGGAGACCTACTAGATGCCTTTAAAGAG GAGCAGGTAGTTGACCAGCCTGAGCCTGAGCCGACACCTGCCCCACCACCAGAGCCAAAGCCCCCAGCTGCAGCCCCTCCTGCACAAGAGGAGGCAGACCTGACCTGGGAGGATAAAGAGGACAAGCTGGATGCAGAGAACATCGAGCCGGCCGCCACCGACAAGAAGTACCAGTACAAAGAGG AGCAATGGAAGCCAATTaacaaagaagagaagaagaaatatgaCAGAGAGTTTCTTCTTGAGTTCCAGTTCATCTCTGCCAGTATGAACAAGCCCGAGGGTTTACCAGCCATCAGCGATGTCGTCTTAGACAAG GCAAACAAGACTCCTCTTCGCCAGCTTGACCCGAGTCGTCTTCCAGGAATGAACTGTGGTCCTGATTTCACACCCTCCTTCGCCAACCTTGGCAGGCCTGGAATGGGAGGAGGAAACAGAGGACCT CCCCCTGGTATGGGCATTGGAGTGGGCGGGCCCCGACGTTCTCAGCAGGTCCAGAGGAAAGAGCCGAGGAAGATCATCACCAGCATGTCGCTCAGCGATGACATTCAGCTCAACAAGGCGGAAAAGGCCTGGAAACCTTCAGTAAAGAAACCCACCCGGAGCCGGGAGCCAGAGGAGCCGCAGGAAAACGATCCCGAGCTGATGAAAACGCAGGAGCTGTTCAAGCGTGTCCGAAGTATCCTCAACAAACTCACCCCACAAAAGTTCCAGCAGCTAATGAAGCAGGTGCAAGAACTGACTGTCGACACCGAGGAGAGGTTAAAAGGAGTGATAGACCTTACCTTTGAGAAGGCCATCTCCGAGCCAGACTTTTCAGTGGCCTATGCAAACATGTGTCGCTGTCTTTCTGGG CTGAAAGTCATAACGCCAGATAAGCCTGGTGCCACTGTGAATTTCCGCAAGCTGCTGCTAAACCGGTGCCAGAAGGAGTTTGAGAAGGATAAAGATGATGATGAGATCTTtgagaagaaacagaaagagctGGAAGCTGCCTCAGGG GACGAGGTGAAGCAGCGGCTAATCGAGGAGCTGGAAGACGCTAAAGACAAGGCCAGGCGGCGCTCGCTTGGGAACATAAAGTTCATCGGGGAACTTTTCAAGCTCAAAATGCTCACAGAGGTAATCATGCACGACTGCATTGTAAAGCTGCTCAAAAACCACGACGAGGAGTCACTGGAGTGCCTGTGCAGACTGTTGTCCACCATTGGCAAGGATCTGGACTTTGAGAAAGCCAAG CCTCGGATGGACCAGTACTTCAATCagatggagaaaataataaaggaGAGGAAGACCACCTCCAGGATCCGGTTCATGTTACAAGATGTGCTGGACCTCCGACGG AACAACTGGGTACCCCGGAGAGGCGACCAGGGCCCTAAGACCATCGACCAGATCCACAAAGAGGCTGAGATGGAGGAACACCGGGAGCATATGAAGGTGCAGCAGGCTCTCATCTCCAAGAAGGAGTCTGGTGGAGGAGGCCCAGGGGGCAGAATGGGGGAAAGAGGTTCCGGAGGCCGAGGTGGTCCTCACAACCCAGGCCGGGGAGCTCCGCCTCAGGATGAGGGCTGGAACACAGTCCCCATCTCCAAGAACCGACCCATCGACACCTCTCGCCTTAGTAAAATCACTAAG ACTCCTGTTCTTGACTTCAACAATCAGCTACTTGCCCCTGGTGGTAAGGGCACCTGGGGCAGCTGGGGGAAGGGCAGCAGCGGTGGCACCAGTGCCAAACCTTCAGATTCTG GTTCAGAGTCTGGAAACCGTCCAGCCACCAGCACTCTGAATAGGTTTTCTGCATTGCAGCAGCCTTCATCCTCATCACAAGAGTTGGATAGAAGGGTTCCTCAGAG AAATAGCTCAAGTCGAGAGCGCAGCGACCGCTTCGACCGCTCCGATCGAGGTGGCGATCGCTTCGACAGAAGGGATGAGCGAAGAGATGACCGAAACCGGATCCAGGTCACCAAACGGAGCTTCAGCCGGGAGAAAGAGGAACGAAGCCGGGAAAGAGAGCAACGCAGCTCAGCTGATCCGGTCCGCCGAGTGGCGAGCGTGACCGAAGAGCGAGACCGAAGCAGTAGCGAGAGAGCCAGGAGCAAAGAGCAAG TGAAGCGGCAGGCAGCTGCCACTCCGCCACCTCAGCAGACCCCTGCTAAGCCTGCACTGACCGTTGCCGAGATGGAAAAGAAGTCGGCAGCCATCATAGAGGAGTACCTCCACATCAACGACATGAAG GAAGCCCTGCAGTGTGTGCGGGAGATGAACAGCGatgagctgctgtttgtgttcgTACGGCACGGACTGGAGTCCACCCTAGAGCGCAGCACCATCGCCAGGGAGCACATGGGCCAGTTGCTGCACCAGCTAATTAAGACCGGCATCCTCCCAACACAACAGTACTATAAAGG GTTTCAAGAGATTCTGGAGGTTGCTGAAGACATGGCAATAGACATCCCCCACATCTTTCTCTACCTGGCAGAACTGATCACTCCCATGCTGCACGAGGGAGGCATTCCCATGGGAGAACTGTTCAG GGAGATCTCTAAGCCCTTGATCCCAATGGCCAAAGCTGGAGTCCTGCTGGTCCAAATCCTCACTTTACTTTGCAAAGAAATG AGCCATAAAAAGGCTGGCACCATGTGGAGAGAAGCTGGCCTTCGATGGACAGACTTCCTGCCTGAAGACGTGGACGTTAACAAGTTTGTGACAGAGAAG AACGTTGAGTTCACTCTGGGCGAAGAGTCGGAGAAGAGCAGGAAGGAGATGAGCTCAGCAGAGCTGACCAAGCAGCTGGACAGACTGCTTCAGGACAAGGCGGACAATGAGAGGATCTTTGACTGGATCGAG GCCAATCTAGATGAGCAACAAATGTCGTCTAGCATGTTCGTCCGGACTCTGATGACCTGCGTCTGTCAGTCAGCCATTATTT GTGAGAACCCATACAAAGTGGACGGTGAAGTAATCAAGCAGAGGGCCAAGCTGCTGCAGAGGTACCTGAAGGACGAGCAGAGGGAGCTGCAGGCTCTCTACAGCCTGCAGGCCCTGATGGTGCAGATGGAGCAGCCTGCCA ATTTGCTTCGGATGTTCTTTGACACCCTTTACGACGAGGATGTGATCAAAGAGGAAGCCTTCTACAAGTGGGAGTCCAGCAAAGATCCCGCCGAGCAGCAGGGCAAGGGAGTGGCCCTCAAGTCCGTCACTGCCTTCTTCACGTGGCTCCGGGAAGCGGAAGACGAATCCGATAACAGCTAA